A DNA window from Brachionichthys hirsutus isolate HB-005 chromosome 10, CSIRO-AGI_Bhir_v1, whole genome shotgun sequence contains the following coding sequences:
- the pfdn1 gene encoding prefoldin subunit 1, protein MAAPVDLELKKAFSVLQVKMIDTQQKVKLADLQIDQLTRVQKHAKITHTETAILPDNVRLYEGVGRMFILQSREDINNQLMDKQKTASEKIKELEQKKVYLERSVKEAEDNIREMLLSRRAH, encoded by the exons GCGTTCTCGGTGCTGCAGGTGAAGATGATCGACACGCAGCAGAAAGTGAAGCTGGCGGATCTGCAGATCGATCAGCTGACCCGGGTCCAGAAACACGCCAAGATCACTCACACTGAGACCGCCATTCTGCCTGACAACGTCAGGCTGTACGAGGGAGTCGGACGCAT GTTCATCCTTCAGTCGAGGGAGGACATCAACAATCAGCTGATGGACAAGCAGAAAACCGCCAGTGAGAAAATCAAAGAGCTGGAG CAGAAGAAGGTGTACCTTGAACGCAGCGTGAAGGAAGCCGAGGACAACATCAGAGAGATGCTGCTGTCCAGGAGGGCCCACTGA